One Capra hircus breed San Clemente chromosome 29, ASM170441v1, whole genome shotgun sequence genomic region harbors:
- the ACRV1 gene encoding acrosomal protein SP-10 isoform X3, translating into MKNFLLLVSLCFLGSARGASAQSEELLGPMDHQASVQQLSIEHAPGEAAAGERTLNEHTSGEQPSAEQPIGEQPLGEQSVGEQAIGEQPTNEQVASDKPAGEQSAVEPISAEQVSGESAGEQPSELPPSSTFSGPSLSCHTCSYMNDQGKCLRGEGVCSTQNSQQCMLKKIFEGGKLQFMVQGCENMCPSMNLFSHGTRMQIICCRNQSFCNKV; encoded by the exons ATGAAGAATTTCCTTCTACTAGTGAGTCTGTGTTTCCTTGGATCTGCCAGAG GAGCATCAGCTCAATCTGAGGAGCTTCTTGGCCCTATGGATCATCAAGCATCAGTTCAGCAACTCTCAA TTGAGCATGCTCCAGGGGAGGCTGCTGCAGGTGAGCGCACTCTGAATGAGCACACTTCCGGTGAACAACCTTCTGCGGAACAACCTATAGGTGAGCAGCCTCTAGGCGAACAGTCTGTCGGTGAACAGGCCATAGGTGAACAGCCCACAAACGAACAGGTTGCAAGTGATAAACCTGCAGGGGAGCAGTCTGCAGTGGAACCGATCTCAGCCGAACAGGTCTCGGGTGAATCAGCAGGGGAACAGCCCTCAGAACTCCCACCTTCAAGCACATTTTCAG GCCCATCGTTAAGCTGCCACACATGCTCTTATATGAATGACCAAGGAAAATGTCTTCGTGGAGAGGGAGTCTGCTCCACTCAGAACTCCCAGCAGTGCATGTTAAAGAAGATCTTTGAAG GTGGAAAACTTCAATTCATGGTTCAGGGCTGTGAGAACATGTGCCCATCCATGAACCTCTTCTCCCACGGAACCAGGATGCAAATTATATGCTGTCGAAATCAGTCTTTCTGCAACAAGGTCTAA
- the ACRV1 gene encoding acrosomal protein SP-10 isoform X2 — MKNFLLLVSLCFLGSARGASAQSEELLGPMDHQASVQQLSSDYFSLANPSDEALYETSSLDNTLSEHGSSETAAAQHASGEPLAVEHASGPASVDHATAVEHAPGEAAAGERTLNEHTSGEQPSAEQPIGEQPLGEQSVGEQAIGEQPTNEQVASDKPAGEQSAVEPISAEQVSGPSLSCHTCSYMNDQGKCLRGEGVCSTQNSQQCMLKKIFEGGKLQFMVQGCENMCPSMNLFSHGTRMQIICCRNQSFCNKV, encoded by the exons ATGAAGAATTTCCTTCTACTAGTGAGTCTGTGTTTCCTTGGATCTGCCAGAG GAGCATCAGCTCAATCTGAGGAGCTTCTTGGCCCTATGGATCATCAAGCATCAGTTCAGCAACTCTCAAGTGACTACTTTTCACTTGCAAACCCTTCGGATGAGGCTTTATATGAGACTTCTTCACTCGACAACACTTTAAGTGAGCATGGCTCAAGTGAGACTGCCGCAGCCCAACATGCTTCTGGTGAGCCGCTGGCAGTTGAACACGCAAGTGGGCCGGCTTCAGTTGATCACGCTACTGCAGTTGAGCATGCTCCAGGGGAGGCTGCTGCAGGTGAGCGCACTCTGAATGAGCACACTTCCGGTGAACAACCTTCTGCGGAACAACCTATAGGTGAGCAGCCTCTAGGCGAACAGTCTGTCGGTGAACAGGCCATAGGTGAACAGCCCACAAACGAACAGGTTGCAAGTGATAAACCTGCAGGGGAGCAGTCTGCAGTGGAACCGATCTCAGCCGAACAGGTCTCGG GCCCATCGTTAAGCTGCCACACATGCTCTTATATGAATGACCAAGGAAAATGTCTTCGTGGAGAGGGAGTCTGCTCCACTCAGAACTCCCAGCAGTGCATGTTAAAGAAGATCTTTGAAG GTGGAAAACTTCAATTCATGGTTCAGGGCTGTGAGAACATGTGCCCATCCATGAACCTCTTCTCCCACGGAACCAGGATGCAAATTATATGCTGTCGAAATCAGTCTTTCTGCAACAAGGTCTAA
- the ACRV1 gene encoding acrosomal protein SP-10 isoform X1, giving the protein MKNFLLLVSLCFLGSARGASAQSEELLGPMDHQASVQQLSSDYFSLANPSDEALYETSSLDNTLSEHGSSETAAAQHASGEPLAVEHASGPASVDHATAVEHAPGEAAAGERTLNEHTSGEQPSAEQPIGEQPLGEQSVGEQAIGEQPTNEQVASDKPAGEQSAVEPISAEQVSGESAGEQPSELPPSSTFSGPSLSCHTCSYMNDQGKCLRGEGVCSTQNSQQCMLKKIFEGGKLQFMVQGCENMCPSMNLFSHGTRMQIICCRNQSFCNKV; this is encoded by the exons ATGAAGAATTTCCTTCTACTAGTGAGTCTGTGTTTCCTTGGATCTGCCAGAG GAGCATCAGCTCAATCTGAGGAGCTTCTTGGCCCTATGGATCATCAAGCATCAGTTCAGCAACTCTCAAGTGACTACTTTTCACTTGCAAACCCTTCGGATGAGGCTTTATATGAGACTTCTTCACTCGACAACACTTTAAGTGAGCATGGCTCAAGTGAGACTGCCGCAGCCCAACATGCTTCTGGTGAGCCGCTGGCAGTTGAACACGCAAGTGGGCCGGCTTCAGTTGATCACGCTACTGCAGTTGAGCATGCTCCAGGGGAGGCTGCTGCAGGTGAGCGCACTCTGAATGAGCACACTTCCGGTGAACAACCTTCTGCGGAACAACCTATAGGTGAGCAGCCTCTAGGCGAACAGTCTGTCGGTGAACAGGCCATAGGTGAACAGCCCACAAACGAACAGGTTGCAAGTGATAAACCTGCAGGGGAGCAGTCTGCAGTGGAACCGATCTCAGCCGAACAGGTCTCGGGTGAATCAGCAGGGGAACAGCCCTCAGAACTCCCACCTTCAAGCACATTTTCAG GCCCATCGTTAAGCTGCCACACATGCTCTTATATGAATGACCAAGGAAAATGTCTTCGTGGAGAGGGAGTCTGCTCCACTCAGAACTCCCAGCAGTGCATGTTAAAGAAGATCTTTGAAG GTGGAAAACTTCAATTCATGGTTCAGGGCTGTGAGAACATGTGCCCATCCATGAACCTCTTCTCCCACGGAACCAGGATGCAAATTATATGCTGTCGAAATCAGTCTTTCTGCAACAAGGTCTAA